ACAGCCACACAACAAGATGATGAGTTACGCATGAAAATGCAGGAGCTAATACTTCAAGAAAATGATGATGATGCGTGGAAGATATGCCGGGGCTGTGTTCTCCACTATGGACGGGTGATAATTCCTCCAGTATCCACCCTCCGGAGCAAAATTCTACAGGAGTTCCATGACTCAGTAACTGGCGGACATTCAGGTATTTTTTCGCACCTACCAGAGAGTGAAACGCTTATTTGAATGGCAAGGAATGAAGCGTGACATTGAGAATTATGTGAAATCATGTGATGTGTGTCCAAAGAAACAAAAGTGATAGTAGATCTCCGGCGGGACTCCTTGCTCCATTACCTATTCCGAACCAGATTTGGACAGATATATCAATGGATTTTATAAACGGGTTGCCACGCTCACATGGGAAGGATTCGATCATGGTTGTGGTGGATCGTATGTCAAAGTATGCGCATTTTATTCCATTATCGCACCCGTATTCGGCAAAAGAGGTGGCTGAAGCGTTTGTTCGGGGAGTGGTTTAAATTGCATTGGAATTCCAGAATCCATTGTCTCGGATAGGGATCCGCATTTTTGTGAGTAACTTCTGGCAAGAATTGTTCAAATTGCAGGGTACCCAACTAAAGATGAGCTCTTCCTACCACCCTCAAACCGATGGGCAAACTGAGGTGGTAAATAGATGCCTGGAACAGTACCTACGATGTTACGTTTACCACCAGCCCCGACAATGGGAAAGATTTCTATCATGGGCTGAATATTGGTATAACACGACATACCATCAATCCATTGACATGACTCCGTTCGAAGCCGTCTACGGACGACCTGTACCACGGATTTGAACCATGAGCATGGATCCACCGCGGTTAATGATGTTGAAGTTCAATTACGAGATCGGGATGCGTTGTTGCGTGAACTCAAGGTGAACTTGGAGGCTGCACAAAATCGGATGAAACAAAAGGCTGACAAGCGTCGTCGAGCTGAAGAGTTTGATGTAGGTGATTGGGTTTACTTGAAGCTGCAACCTTATCGTCAACATTCGGTCTTCAAGAGAGTGAATCAGAAATTGACGAGCAGATTTTTTGGGCCTTTTCAAGTGGAGGAGAGAATTGGACAGGTAGCGTACCGCCTTAAGCTACCTAGTGATGCAAAAATTCACCCAGTATTTCATGTCTCGTTGTTGCGACGACGAATTGGAGAAGGAAGAATAGTGCAATTAGCACTACCACCATATGCAGAGGATGGGTTACCAATCGTTGAGCCTGAAACAATATTAAACTATCGTTGGGTGCCTCGCGGTGATGGCAAGAGCAAGGAAGCATTAGTGAAATGGCAGGTGCTACCGGTTGAAGATGCAACGTGGGAGCCAGTTGATGCACTAAAGCAACAATTTCCAAACTTAaaccttgaggacaaggttTGTCTTGAGGAGGGGAGTATTGATACAGACCGTCTACTAGTTAGGAGGAGCAGTCGGGGCCATTAGACCCAACCCACGCTACCAAGATTATTAAGCTCTCTTATTTTCTTGCTTGTCTTTTGTTAGTACAGCCCACACTGTTCATATTGGGCCTTGGTTATGGTTTTTTGCTGTCAAAAACCTAGTATATAAGCTAAGAGTGAAACTCTTTTGGGGACTACGCTTCTTATTGAATGAAATAGCTACTGCTACTTTGTGGTCTCTCTTGCGTCCCTTAAAGCAAGATTTCTTGATACGTATCAGGACATAAGTTTAAATTTCATAGACAACCAAAATTTCATTTTTGAATTTATCATTTTCCACGACAATTCGTAATATTTCATCATAAATTCatataacttattttatatgataaattttatttgtataataACCCTCCCTATGTATATCCTTGGTAAGTAAAATGACTCCCCATATACACATAATAGAATGGATATTGCTATAGTTCTGTGCATGCAAATCAAATGCAATCATTCAGGTGGAATGACTAGGAGCATGCTTAATTACAACCACATATTTTCTACCTACCTGCACTTTCAatattctctttctttctctctttgtTTTTTTAAGTCATAACTACTTTTGAAAAGAAGAGAAAACACTATACATGCTGTCATTATATATACAAACTACAGTGGCGGTGCTCTTATACATGGAGACATGGAATACTTATTATTAGTCACAGTTTTGAACCTTACAAGAAAAATGGCAAAAAGAAACTAAAGAAATAATTAATGGAGTAATGAATAAAACGAGGGCACAAACTTGTCAATTTCGCATCCTTTGGTGCATGTGTTTCGTGATCTGCCATTAATTTACGCTTATATATgtcttttccattttttttgcCTAAAACTAAAGTAGAGCTAAAGTGTCGGTATTGAATGAAAGGTTAAAAGAGTCTacaaaaaaaacatttttaatTTGTTCCAAACTGATTTGTGGTTAAAGGTGTCTTGCGCCACATATGGATTGCTTGTTTGGGGAAAACTCACCCATTGGTTGCATTTCAAATGAgaaattaatattcaattttatgCTGGCTTGGATATGGAGTATAAGGTTGTCAAAGAGTCCTGACCGGCTTTGCTCGAGCCCACCATTTCAAGAAACAATTGGGTTGTGccaaaaacaaattaattaggTTAGGTTTCTACGGCCTTGCCAGCAAAAACATTCTTGTGCATGAAGTTAGTTAGGCCTCGACAAACAAAATGGGCATTTTCCAACCAGATGAATTTCAGtgtcaaattaattttatattgcaGAAAAATTTTTATAccagaaataaaataaaaaaattgtggcTTTATAATCCCAAAACCCGTTGATTAAATGAGAGTTTTCTGACTTAGAACTTTATGTATGAGGCATTTCATGACTCAAAAACGTGTCGGGCTTGTTTTGAATTCATATCTAATAAACCCACATGTTATAATGCAAAGTCTGTAATCAGAAAGTTTTCAACTTGAATGAATGTCCCCAACATTTTATGtcaaaatgacaacaaaacgcAGCTAAATTGGTAAGATGCTTTCCCTCAAATCAGTAGACATGAGGTTTGATGagtcataaaaaaaatgaaaaattattattgatttatttaaaaaaaaaaaaccacaacAACATTTCTAAATCGAAAGATCTTGCACCGACCTACGAATATAAacaataagagtttaactcaaaatttaTTTGCatacaacattttattggatgagAAAATCGAAATTTTTAGTTATTGGGTGGATGAGCATTGAGCGCGGGGACAGTCCAAAACACATAAGCCCTTTTTGCATTTACAAGAAACGCAGTGTGGTAGGCACAGCGAAGCGCAGTCTGAATCTTCTAAGCAAATTAGCGACACCTGTGTTTCCACTTTCACCATCAACACCCAATTAATCAATAACCATATTTCTTATAATAAATCATTTCTAAGAAAATTGTGATTATGGACTCGTGTGAACACCGGAACTAATACTACATTCGCAAAGAAAATGTTAATTTACCAGAAAATGAAAGCATGCAAAATATTAGGAGAACGCAAACTTTCGCCATTGGCTTCTCTGATAATTAAGAAACTTCCTTGATTTGTTTTAATTTGCTTGTCCAAGTTTGAATAAATTGGagggttttttttaaaaatgaatattGGGTCCATTCCTTCCTTACAAGGCCTTATAAGGAAGAGAGTTGTCTCACCATGGTGGAGGAACTGATGAAGATTGTTGCTGATTTTGTTCCATGCACAGGTACAATCGATGGATGGAGATGGACGGCGACAACGGACGGATTATTCACAACCAAGTCGGCATACGATCTCCTTGCGGTGACCAAAGGAGAGCAACAATTCCAACCTCTGGAGCTGGCCAAAGTCTGGGATGCACCGACGCCGCATAAAGCCAAGGTGATTGCTTGGAGATGCCTAAGGAATAGACTGGCAACATGCGATAATTTGCTTAGAAGAAACATTCAGATCGACATcgaggagagatggtgcaacGCTTGTGTGTCGTGTGAGGAGACGGCGGAACACCTGTTCTTACACTGCCCGAAAGCAGAGGCGGTTTGGAACCAGATACAACAATGGCTCAACATCAAAACGGCAAGGCCTAGAGGTATTCTCCAACACTTTATCTCTTTCATCTCTGAAGGAAAAGGGAAGAAAAGCAGGAGATTGCTTTTAGCGCTGTGGGTGGGCACTATTTGGTGGCTCTGGAAAACAGAAACGAAAGCCGATTTCAGAATAAGGTCTGGGATATTGATAGAATGGTTTTGCAAATTAAGGGGagtctttggagttggaatgaggtttTCAAAACTGTTGAGCTGAGAATTCCTTTCAACTCTTGGTGCTCTAAGGGTTTCAAACTTGATTTGTTGTTTTAAATGGCATTTCTGGTGCCATGTTTTCTCCCTCTTCAATGAATTTATActtttactgatcaaaaaaaaaataaagtgactcatgccactatctccaatcctaCAATCTAATAGGAGACACTTCAATAGTTTTAAAAGAGTTTTTTGAGTGCATATCCAGACATTAATTACGAGAATTAAAGTATGTACACTTTTTCTCTGACATGACCAAATTTGGTGCTTTATAGTAGATAGATAGTGTTCGTAATCCAAATTGATCAGCTGCTTTATAATAGATAGATAGTGTTCGTAATCCATATAATCAATTGTAGAAAGCAGTATCCATAACGATTTCAAAACACCAGGAATATTAGAAGAAGAACCCCGGCGTAAATTCTCCCCCCCTAAGGTATAAATTGCATTTCAAAAGTCATAGGTTGCATGAATATG
This window of the Salvia miltiorrhiza cultivar Shanhuang (shh) unplaced genomic scaffold, IMPLAD_Smil_shh original_scaffold_221:::fragment_2:::debris, whole genome shotgun sequence genome carries:
- the LOC131003580 gene encoding uncharacterized protein LOC131003580; the encoded protein is MVEELMKIVADFVPCTGTIDGWRWTATTDGLFTTKSAYDLLAVTKGEQQFQPLELAKVWDAPTPHKAKVIAWRCLRNRLATCDNLLRRNIQIDIEERWCNACVSCEETAEHLFLHCPKAEAVWNQIQQWLNIKTARPRGILQHFISFISEGKGKKSRRLLLALWVGTIWWLWKTETKADFRIRSGILIEWFCKLRGVFGVGMRFSKLLS